From the Marispirochaeta aestuarii genome, the window TAACCTATAGCACATGTAAATTTAAAAAGGGACTGCCTACTTAATAGACAGCCCCTTTTACTATATAGAGAAGGGAATCGAAACAAGTGAGCGCGGGCCGCACAGGCCCGGAAGCGCGGCACGATGCCGCGCGCCAGCGAACGCGGCGGCTCGAAGGGAGTCGTCACGATGACGACGACCGGAGAGGATTCCCTTCGCTCGCTGACTTAAAAGCCTCCCGTCAGGGAGGCTTTTATTGTCTACATTCCCTTCGGCCGGTACTTCTCGAAAATTTCCTCGTTGATCCGCATTCCCAGGCCGGGCTCATCAGGCACGGGCACATATCCATCCCTGGCTATACAGCAATCGCCGTAGAGTTCCCGCCGCAGCTTGTAGGAACCGCCGGAAGTAATGTACTCCGCCGCCAGGGTATTTTCACAGGAGGCCAGCAGGTGGATGCTCGCAGGAACCCCCACTGTGGCATGGATATGGGGAGCCAGGGGAATGTTTGCCGCACTGGCCATGGAAGCGATCTTCTTTGTTTCGGTTATGCCGCCTGCGTGGATGATGTCGGGCTGGATGATGTTGACCGCACGCTTTGAGAAGATTTCCCTGAACTCGTAGCGGGTATAGTAGTTTTCTCCAGCCGCGATGGGGGTCGCCACGTTCTGTACCAGCGCTGCCATACCGTCAAGATCGTTTATGGGGAGGGGCTCCTCAAGAAAGGTCAGATCAAAGGCCGCAAGTTCGCCGGCGATCTTGAGAACGTCGTGGTATGAGTAGCTCTGGTTGGCATCCACCATGATTCCCGGCTCGGGGCCCAAGGCTTTTCTGACCGCCTCAAGGTTCTTCAGGTCTTCACTCCTGCCGAAGCCGACCTTCATTTTTACCCCCTTGAAGCCCTGGTCGGCGTAACTCTTAGCCTCATCTGCACATTCCTGTGGTGTCAGAGGCCGCCCTTCCTTGCCGAAGAATCCCGAGGCGTAGGCTGGAATCTTATCGACCGCTTTACCCCCCAGGAGGTTCCAGACCGAGGTCTTGAGGATCTTCCCTGTCAGGTCCCAGAGGGCAATATCGATTCCCGCGACCGCAGTAACAACGGCGCCTTTCTGGCCCAGGGCGTAGGAGCCTGTGCCGCGGCCCAGCATCTTTTCATAAAGACCTTCCCGGTTGAAGGGATCTTCTCCCATTATGATGTGCTTGAGCTTGTGATCCACCATGGCTGTGAAGATGGGGATGCCTCCACCGTGGATGGGACCGATTTCTCCGTAACCTGAAGTCCCGTCGGATGCTGTTATTTTTACGATGACTGTATTCCAGCTGTCCCATACTCCGGTGGCGTCCCTTGCGGGAACATCCAGAGGAAAGGCAACCGGGAAAGCTTCTACCTTGGTAATGTGCATGCTTCTCCGCCTTTGTCGCTTTATGCTTAACGGGGATGATATCATACAAAAATATAATCTGAATAGTAATAAAATCAGCTATTTGGAGATATTGAGTCCAATTCTGGTTTGACAGCTGAAGATTGCACCACTATTATAAACGTAACGGATACATTTCATGGGTGAACATTACTATCAGGGCAATATCTCGAAGGAACGGTATGACCGGCAGTTGAGTATCCCCGGTTGGGGGTCCGAAGCTCAACGGAGGATTGCCGCCTCCCGGGTCGGAATCGCCGGAGCCGGAGGGCTCGGATCTCCCGCAGCCCTCTATCTGGCAGCCGCCGGAGTTGGAGCTCTGGTTATCTGCGATTCCCACACAGTGGATATCTCCAATCTTAACCGGCAGATTCTGTATAGCTCCGCCGATGTCGGAATGGAAAAAACCGGGCTTGCACAGGAGCGGCTCAGAGGCTTGAATCCCGAGGTAGAAGTGGAAAGATTCCAGGGACGGCTTAAGGACGAAAATATCGATGGAATTTTTGCCGATTGTGATCTGATCCTTGACTGCCTGGACAACCTGGAATCCCGGCAGATGCTGAACCGCTACTGCTGGCGCACGGGAAAGCCACTGCTCCATGCGGGAATCCGTGAATTTTACGGCGAACTGCTTCTGGTCGATCCCCCGGACACTCCCTGCCTTGCCTGTTTTCTTCCGGAAAGTGAAAAGAAAAAGGAGGGACCTCCCCCGGTAAGCGGTCCGGTGGCCGGGGTCCTTGGAAGCATGCAGGCCGTGGAGGCCCTCAAGTTTCTGGGGAAAATCGCTCCCACAGGCAGTATGGGCAGGCTCCTGCTTGTAGATCTGGTCAGTATGAGTATGGACAGCGTTCCTATTTCCCGGCGCCACGGGTGTCCGGTGTGTTCCCCTGATTCTCATATCAATACGGGAGACTGACTGTGTTACAGACTGATTTTGAACTCAGCTTTGCCGGAGCTTTTCGAATGATAACTAAAAAGCGGAGTACCGCAGTGAGTATTCCCCTCTCCGGCGATGTGAGGGATTACGAGCGCATCTGCAACGTCGTGAGCGGATACGTTACAGACAGCATTCCCTACATTATCCTGCGGGACGGTCAGAACCTTGAGGAGCTGATCAAGTCCGGCGAAAGAATCCGCAGCAACGATTCCCTCACTGTCGTTCCCCTGATTCTCGGGGGCTGACGACACAGATATTCTTCTTGACATCTCACTGGGATGCTGTACCATGGTTTATAATTGGTAAACCAATTACCAATTTCTTGTGATAAAACAATTCGGAGTAGAGCCGTGGAACGAAGAATCATCGAGATCGATCTGTCCGCAAAAACAGTCAAGGAATCACCTCTGCCGGAAAATTACCGGCATCTGGGAGGCCGGGGGCTTACCTCCAGTATCCTGTCGGAGGAACTCGATCCCCTCTCTCATCCCCTGAGCGCTGCGAATACCTTTGTAATCGCCCCGGGATTGCTGGCTGGCACCGCTCTGTCCAGCTGCAACCGGCTGTCCGTGGGGGCAAAGAGCCCGCTGACGGGAGGAATAAAGGAGAGCAACAGCGGCGGAGTTACCGGCTATCGGCTGGGAAAACTCGGTATCGGTGCTGTCAAACTGACCGGGGTTTATGAGGACGGTGATTGTTCCTGGGGAATCAAAATTTCCGCCGACGGGGTCTCTTTTGAGGATCTGCAGGAAATTTCCGGCAGGGGTACCTACGACAGCGCCGGGTATCTGCTTGAAAAGTACGGAAAAAACGCCGGCCTCATCATAACCGGCCCCGCCGGGGAGATGCGCCTCGCCTCCGCCTGTCTCAGTGTTAACGATATGGAGGGTGAGCCCTGCAGGAACCTGGGACGCGGCGGTATGGGTGCGGTTCTCGGAAGCAAGGGGATCAAGGCTATTATCGTGGACGACAGTGCAGCCTTGCCTCCTGATGCGACGGATCCTGAGGCTCTCAAGGAACTGATCAAGAAGTTCGCGTCCATGCTCAGGGAACATCCGGTTACAGGAGGCAAGTTCGCAGAGTACGGAACGGTCATGAACATCGCCGCCCTGGACGCCCTGGGGGGACTTCCGACCCGTAACTTCAGCAAAGGGAGCTTTTCCGGGGCTCAATCCATCAATGCAGAAACCCTGCGGGATACGATACGGGAACGCGGAGGCCTGGGAGCTCATGCCTGCATGCCCGGCTGCGTAATCCGCTGTTCCAACAAGTATGTGGCAGCCGACGGAACTCCCCTTGTGGGATCGGTGGACTATGAAACCGTCTGCCTTCTGGGGTCCAATCTGGAGATAGCCAGTCTTGACCAGGTGGCTGAATTGAACAGGCTCTGTAATGATATCGGCGTGGACACTATCGAGACGGGGGTCGCCATTGGAGTTCTGGCCGAGGCTGGACTTGTCTCCTTTGGGGATTTTGAAGCCATCCGGTCGCTTCTGGAAGAACTGAAACAGGGAACTCCCCTTGGGCGTCTGGTGGGTTCAGGCGCGGAAATCTGCGGCCGGGTCTACGGCGTACGCCGGGTCCCCACGGTGAAGGGACAGGGGATGGCCGCCTACGATCCACGGGTTATAAAGGGGATGGGCCTTACATACAGCAGGTCCGCCATGGGTGCGGACCATACCGCCGGCAATGCCATTACCCTGGGAATTGATCATTCCGATCCGGACGTACAGCTGGAGCCGGTCAGGGAACTCCATGTGCGTACCATGGTGCTGGACATGCTTGGGGCATGCATCTTCACCGGTCGGGTTTCCCTGGACAAAACAGAAATCCTGGAAGAGATGGTCCGGGTTCTT encodes:
- a CDS encoding mandelate racemase/muconate lactonizing enzyme family protein, which encodes MHITKVEAFPVAFPLDVPARDATGVWDSWNTVIVKITASDGTSGYGEIGPIHGGGIPIFTAMVDHKLKHIIMGEDPFNREGLYEKMLGRGTGSYALGQKGAVVTAVAGIDIALWDLTGKILKTSVWNLLGGKAVDKIPAYASGFFGKEGRPLTPQECADEAKSYADQGFKGVKMKVGFGRSEDLKNLEAVRKALGPEPGIMVDANQSYSYHDVLKIAGELAAFDLTFLEEPLPINDLDGMAALVQNVATPIAAGENYYTRYEFREIFSKRAVNIIQPDIIHAGGITETKKIASMASAANIPLAPHIHATVGVPASIHLLASCENTLAAEYITSGGSYKLRRELYGDCCIARDGYVPVPDEPGLGMRINEEIFEKYRPKGM
- a CDS encoding HesA/MoeB/ThiF family protein, yielding MGEHYYQGNISKERYDRQLSIPGWGSEAQRRIAASRVGIAGAGGLGSPAALYLAAAGVGALVICDSHTVDISNLNRQILYSSADVGMEKTGLAQERLRGLNPEVEVERFQGRLKDENIDGIFADCDLILDCLDNLESRQMLNRYCWRTGKPLLHAGIREFYGELLLVDPPDTPCLACFLPESEKKKEGPPPVSGPVAGVLGSMQAVEALKFLGKIAPTGSMGRLLLVDLVSMSMDSVPISRRHGCPVCSPDSHINTGD
- a CDS encoding aldehyde ferredoxin oxidoreductase C-terminal domain-containing protein, with product MERRIIEIDLSAKTVKESPLPENYRHLGGRGLTSSILSEELDPLSHPLSAANTFVIAPGLLAGTALSSCNRLSVGAKSPLTGGIKESNSGGVTGYRLGKLGIGAVKLTGVYEDGDCSWGIKISADGVSFEDLQEISGRGTYDSAGYLLEKYGKNAGLIITGPAGEMRLASACLSVNDMEGEPCRNLGRGGMGAVLGSKGIKAIIVDDSAALPPDATDPEALKELIKKFASMLREHPVTGGKFAEYGTVMNIAALDALGGLPTRNFSKGSFSGAQSINAETLRDTIRERGGLGAHACMPGCVIRCSNKYVAADGTPLVGSVDYETVCLLGSNLEIASLDQVAELNRLCNDIGVDTIETGVAIGVLAEAGLVSFGDFEAIRSLLEELKQGTPLGRLVGSGAEICGRVYGVRRVPTVKGQGMAAYDPRVIKGMGLTYSRSAMGADHTAGNAITLGIDHSDPDVQLEPVRELHVRTMVLDMLGACIFTGRVSLDKTEILEEMVRVLHGWNADFDDLRGIAREILLKEEDFNRRAGLSKPHDRLPRFMYEEKLEPTGEVYNIPDETTDRLFDFSGSGA